A segment of the Polyangiaceae bacterium genome:
AGCGCACCACCGTGCCCTCGGGGTGCTCCGGTTGGTCGAGTAGGATGATGTTCTTACGCGACAACGTCCAGCCTTCGGCCTGAAGGAACTCTTCCTCGGTTGCGTAGGGACGCACGGTGCGAATGACGACGTGGGACACTCGGGCCTCGCAGCGGATTGGGCGGTGCTTTGGGCTCCTCGTCGCTCGGGGCGCGCACACGGAGCCTTCTCTGTGTACCAGTCCTCGGCCGCTTTGGGCAACGCCGGCAGCTAGCGTGCCCCCATCACCGCGAGCCGTATCACCGCGAGCAGCATGACCGTACGCGGATTCAGCCCTGGCTCGGGCGAGCTTGGCGGCAGGAGTCGCGCGGCGTTGCTCCTCGGTGGGCGACGGGCTACGGGGCGGCCATGCAACAGCCTGGTTCGGGACTTCGGATACTGGTGATTGGTGGCGGGGGACGCGAACATGCGCTGGCCTGGCGTCTCGCCCAAAGCCCTTCCGTAGCAGAAGTCACGCTGTGTCCCGGAAACCCCGCAATACCCGACCTCGAGAGCGTCAGCGGGGAACCGAAGGCCGTCGCGCTCGATCGGCGCCCTGATTTGGTGGTCGTTGGACCTGAGGCGCCGCTATGCGCGGGGCTCGCCGATGAGCTGCGCGCCGCCGGATTGGCCGTGTACGGCCCTGGCGCTGCAGCCGCGCGCCTCGAGGGTTCCAAGGCGTTCATGAAGGAGTTCTGTAAGCGCCACGGCATCTCCACCGCTGCGTTCGAGGTCGTGCGCAGCGCGGAGGAAGTGCGCGCCGCGCTCGATCGCTTCAGCGCCCGAGGCGAAGTACCCGTAGTGAAGGCGGACGGTCTCTGCGCGGGTAAGGGCGTTGTCGTCGCGGAGACTGCCGAGGAAGCCTTGAGCGCCAGCCTGGAGATGCTGGAAGGCCGCTTTGGAGACGCCGGGCGCACCATCGTGCTCGAGGCGCGTCTGCCGGGAGCCGAAGCGAGCGTGCACGCCATCTGTGACGGCGAGCGGGTGCTGATGCTGCCCGCGGCGCAGGACCACAAGCGCATCGGCGAGGGCGATCGCGGACCAAACACCGGCGGCATGGGGACTTACGCTCCCGCGCCCCTCGTGGATGCAGCGCTGCTCGATCGCGTGCGTGAGGAAGTGGTGATGCCCGTGATCCGCGGCATGCAACAGGAGGGCAGCCCCTTCGTTGGGACGTTGTTCGTTGGGCTGATGGTCTCGCCTGCGGGGGAGCCGGAGGTGCTCGAGTTCAACGTGAGGTTTGGGGATCCGGAGACCCAGGTGTTGATGGCGACCCTCGACGGCGACCTCGGTAGGCTGCTGCTGAGCGCGGCGCAGGGCGCTCTGCGGCCGGAGGTCGTGACGGTGAGTTCGCGGCACGCCATGTGCGTGGTGATGGCGGCCCACGGCTACCCAGAAACACCTCGCAAAGGCGACGTGATCGAGGGCTTGGAGCAAGCCGCAGAGGTCGAAGGAAGCGCGGTATTTCACGCCGGCACTTCGCTCCGTGACGGACGCGTCGTCACTGCTGGGGGACGGGTGCTTGGCGTAACCGCTACGGCGGCTGACCTGGCTCAGGCGCGCGAGCGCGCCTACACGGCTGTCGAGCGGATCCGCTTCGCTGGTATGCAATTCCGTAGGGATATTGGATACCGCGCGCTCGGTAAGGTATGAGCATGAGACGTGTGGTCGGCGAGCGCGCGGCGCTGGAACTGCTGCTATTGGGTGAGGTGGTCGCCGTCGCTACGGAGTCTTCATTCGGTCTACTTGCTGACGCGAACAACCCCCGTGCCGTCGATCGATTGCTGAAGACGAAGCACCGCGACAACAAAGGCATCGGCCTGATCGTACCGGGGTTGCCCCAGTGGGCTCATTGGGTACACGACGTGCCTGAGACCGCCCGTTTGCTCGCAGAGAAGTTTTGGCCAGGTGGGCTGACTATCGTGTTACCCGCGGCTCACACCGTGGACACACGTTTGACTCATGCAGGCACGATCGGCGTTCGTGAAGCCGGACCAAGCGCGGCTCGGCGCCTCGCTAAGCTGTCTGGACTCACGCTTACGGCGACGAGCGCGAACCCACCTGGGGAGCCTGCGGCGCTCGATCATACGAGCGCGGAGCAAGCGCTGCCCGGGGTTTGGGTCGTAGTCGGACACGCGCCGGGTGGATTGCCATCGACCTTGGTCGCGCTAGATGAAGGCCGTGCGAGGCTGATCCGTGAAGGTGCGGTTCCCCGGCAAGCGGTCGGCCAAGTGGTCGCGCTTGACTAAGACGCGTCCAGTTACTACGCGATGGCCCCGCAGGCCCTTGTCTGCGTGGAGGAAAATGGCCCGAGTAATCAACTTCAACGCTGGTCCGGCAGCGCTGCCATTGGCAGCGCTCGAACGCGCTCAAGCAGAGCTTCTCGATCTCGAGGGCACTGGAATGAGTGTCATTGAGCACAGTCACCGCGGCAAAGCCTACGACGCTGTCCACCAGCAGACACTGGCTCTGGTGCGGGAGCTGCTCAGCGTCCCGGACACTCACGAGGTGCTGCTGTTACAAGGCGGCGCGAGCATGCAGTTCGCGATGCTGCCGATGAACTTCCTTGGGGAGGGGCAGAGCGCTGACTACGTCGTCACCGGCTCTTGGTCCAAGAAGGCGCTAAGCGAAGCCAAGGTGATTGGCTCGGCGCGCGCGGCGGCAAACGTCGGCGTCGACGGCAAGTTCACCCGTATCCCGAAGGCTTCTGAGCTGGAGCTGGATCCGAACGCCCAGTACGTCCACATCACCAGCAACAACACCATCGCTGGGACGCAGTGGTTCGACTTCCCGGAGACCAAGGCACCGCTGTTCGCCGACATGTCGAGCGACATCATGTGGCGCCCGATCGACGTCTCCAAGTTCGGTGTGATCTACGCGGGTGCGCAGAAGAACATCGGACCGAGCGGACTCGCTCTGGTGATCATCGACAAGGCGCTGATCGCCAAGGAGAAGGAAACGACTCCGGCGATCCTGCGCTACTCGACGCACGCCTCGAACAACTCGCTCTACAACACGCCGCCGACGTTCAGCATCTACCTGATGCGCAATGTGCTGGAGGTGGTCAAGGCAGCGGGTGGCTTGGCAGCCATGGAGAAGAAGAACCGCGAGAAGGGTGCAGTGTTGTACGGCGCCATCGATGCGGACCCCGACTTCTACCGTTGCCCCGTGGAAAAGGGCAGCCGTTCGTTGATGAACGTGGTGTTCAACCTCCCGACGCCTGAGCTCGAGGCAGAGTTCATCAAGGCAGCGACGGAGAAGGGCATGATCGGCCTCAAGGGCCATCGCTCCGTGGGCGGCGTGCGCGCTTCGATCTACAACGCCGCCGAAGTGGCCTGGGTAGAGACCCTCGCCAGCTTCATGGCTGATTTCAGGAAGGGTAAGTGATGGCAAAGGTTCTGGTTTCTGACAGCCTGAGCAAACAAGGGCTGGAGATCCTCGAGAAGGCCGCTGGGATCGAGGTCGACTACAAGCCCGGTCTCTCCGAGGACGAGCTTGCGGCTTGCATCGGCGCCTATCACGGCCTGGTGATCCGTAGCGGATCCAAGGTCACGAAGAAGGTGCTCGACGCCGCAGAGAACCTGCGCGTGGTGGGTCGCGCTGGCATCGGCGTGGACAACGTCGACGTCAAGGAGGCCTCTCGTCGCGGCATCGTGGTGATGAACACCCCGACGGGGAACGCCGTCACCACGGCCGAGCACGCGCTGTCCTTGCTGATGAGCATGGCCCGCAAGATCCCCGCCGCCTGCGCTTCTATGAAGGAAGGCAAGTGGGAGAAGAAGCTGTTCGAGGGCCGTGAGCTGACGGGCAAGACGCTCGGCGTCATCGGACTTGGCAACATCGGACGTATCCTCGCGGATCGCGCTCGTGGGCTGCACATGGAGGTCATCGCGTTCGATCCGGTTGTGACGAGCGATCGCGCTTCTGAACTCGGGGTAGAGCTGGTGAGCCTGGATGAGCTGTGGCGCCGCGCCGACGCCATCTCCGTGCACACGCCGCTTACGGCTGAGACCAAGAACTTGGTCAACGACGACACCATCGCGAAGATGAAGGACGGCGTGCTGCTCGTGAACGCGGCGCGCGGCGGCGTCTACGATGAAGCCGCGCTGGTGCGTGGTCTCGATTCTGGGAAGATCGGCGGCGTAGCCCTCGATGTTTTCCCCGAGGAACCGCCTGGTCTCAGCGAGATCGTCAAGCACCCGGGCAGCGTGGTGACTCCGCACCTTGGCGCCTCCACCAAGGAGGCTCAGCTGCGCGTCGCCGTGGAGATCTGCCAGCAGGTAATTGCGTACCTGACGGAAGGCACCATCACGAACTCCGTGAACGTGCCTTCAGTGCCCCGCGATATGGCGAGCACGCTAGGACCGTACGTGACGTTGGCGAAGCGCCTGGGCCAGTTCCTTGGACAGGTGGAGAGCCTCCAGCCTCGCGCGGTGGAGCTGGAGTTCAGCGGTGAAGCTGCAGGACTCAAGCTGGCGCCGGTGGTCAACGCCGCCCTCGCAGGTGTGCTCGACCAGTTCCTCGAGGAAGGCGTGAATCCGATCAACGCGCCGATGGTCGCGGGCGACCGCGGCATCGACGTGCGCGAGCTGAAGAGCACGGGCAAGAGCGGCTTCGCGACGCTCGTGTCTCTCACCGTGACCGGTGCAGACGGGGAACGCGTCTCCGTTTCGGGCACGCTGGCTTCGGATCGCGGCCCGCGCCTCGTGCGCTGGGGTGACTTCGATCTCGATCTGCTGCTCGAAGGCGCCATGCTGGTGATGAAGAACGCTGACAAGCCCGGCGTCATCGGAAACATCGGAACCATCCTGGGCGAGAACTCGATCAACATCTCTCGCATGCAGGTAGGAGTCCACAGCTCGAGCGAGTCAGCGGCGTCGCTCTGGATGCTCGACTCGGAGCTCAACGAGAGCACCCTCGAGAAGATCCGCGGCGTGAACTATGTGAAGCAGGCCTCCAAGGTCGTCCTCGCGTAGTCCGCGCACGCGTCTGCACAGCAAAGAAAAGGCTCCCGGGAGGGAGCCTTTTCTGCGTTTGCCCGTTTGCAGTCGCTAGCGGGTGGTGGCGCCTCAAAACTGCCAGGCACCGAAGCGTGACTTGCGACTCTGTGCGATCAGCTTGCCGTTGAAGTCCCGTACGCTGGTCGAGCCGCTGATCAACATGGGGAGCGAGGCGGCGACCGCTAGCCCGCCCAGCGCCAGAGCAGCGATGCCAGCGGTCTTCATGCCTTGGGAGTCCTGATAGTGCCCCACGCCATACAGCGCGCCGCCGCCCAGGGCGATCGGTGTGCCGATGGCGAGGGAAAGCACGCCCCAATCGCGCCAACTCTTGCTTCCGCCGTCGACGCTCAAGCGTGCGGTGCCTACGCCAGGCTGCAGGCGGAAGACGTTGGTGGTCGTCATGCCAGGTGCGCGCACCCGAGCTTCGGCCCCATCGACTTCTAGTGTTGTTCCGCACGGAGCCTGACACGCGCGCTTCCACGGACCACCGTAGGTGACCGAACGCAGCTCGAGCCACGCCTCGGGGTAGTTCACCTTCAACTCCACGCGGGCTTGGGTTGGCGCCGTGTATTGGGATGGTGGCGCGAAGGGGGCGGGTGCTGCGGGTGTCGGTGCTGGCGCGGCGGGCGGGGGAGGTGCGCTAGGCGGCGCGCTAGGCGCTGGCGCGCTCGCCGGAGGTGCGGTCGGCGCGGGCGCGCTGGGGGCGCTCGATTCGGGCGCCGGGGCCTGAGATGGAGCTGGCGCTGCGCTTGGCGCGGGCGCGCTGCTCGTCGCAGGCGCGCTGGTTGTCGTGCCGCTTGGCGCGGAGGGTGGGGCGCCGTTGCGTCCCGGCGGCGGATCCGCGTGTGCTACCACGGAGCCTGCTACTAGGATGGTTCCAACGACGGCGGCCACTCGCAGCTGCATGGGGGCGGAGCCTTCCAGCCCACACCCGGGTCTGCAAGGGGGTGTTTCGCTGGCTGAGGCGGAGCCGCTTGACGCCGACTCCGCGTAACCGATAACCCGAGGCAGATGACCGGCTGGGTCCACAGTGTGGCGCTTTGCGTCGCTTATGATGAGTCGACTTGGAGTGCGCCATGGAACCCGCGGTAGTGCTTGCCCCTGGAACCGAGCGCAACACGCTCGCGGCGCGTTTTGCGGACGTCATCCGCGCCAACGTTCAAGCTTCATCGGGGAAACGCGAAGCCTTCGAGGAGCTGCAAGGATCCGTCTTCGTCGTGGTCAACGACCCTCCCTCACCCCCCGATCTTCCTCGAGCTTCCGTTGCTCCGGGTTGGGGTGGAGCGCTGACCCTACGCTTCGACCTGGGTCAGCTCACCATCCACGACGGCTTAGTGGGGGTGCCCGTGGTGACGCTACGAGGCGCACCCCAGGTGATTGAAGGGCTTCCGGAGCTTAAGCCGAGCTTGGGCGGGCGCGCGCTGCGTGGAGCCCTCGCGAGCTTGGCGGCGCTGCGCTGGATCCGCGGGCAGGGTGAGGACGCCCTGAAGGTGTACGGCCTCACTCGTCATCCGCGGCTCACCGTCGGCGTGCTCCGTGTTCTCTCCCGGCATCGCTGGTAGCAGCGGGCGTTCTGGGCCATGGTACGCTCGTCGGGGGGCGCGGTGTTGGCGACGATGTAGGTGAGCATAGCGGTGCGATTCCGACTCAGGTTTTTATTGCAAGAGATCGATCTGTCGCCAGGCGTCACCGTCCTAGGTCGCAGTCCGACCTGTCACGTCACGCTCGACGATCCGCTGGTCAGTCGTGAGCACGCGCAGCTCTCAGTCCGTGGAAACCAAGTCACGGTCCAGGACCTGGGCTCGCGCAACGGAACCTTGGTGAACGGCGAAAAGCTAGCTGGCACTCAGGAGTTGCGCGACGGCGATCGCGTGCGCCTCGGCACGCAGGAGCTTGTGTTTTACCACCTCGACGACGCAGATCGCGCGGCAGGGCGAGCCACCGGATTCATGACGCGTTGCGCGGCGTGTGGTGTTCCTTACCCTGCGGAAGCGGGAACGTGCCCCAACTGCGGCAGCGATCACCGAGTCGAGGACGATACCGTGAGTGGCGTCGTAGGTGCCACGGATCAGAACTGGACGCTGCAGCTCTTGATCGAAGTGCTGCAGCGCGCCGAGACCGTGAACCGTACCGAAGACGTTGAGCGCCTGCTGGAGCGTGCTCGCGCCAACATCGAAGGCCGCCTGGCGGCCAATCATCACGTCGCGCCGGAGCACCTCGACGCCGTCGCCGTGAGCGCCTCCCGTCTCGCGCGGAGACTCGGCAACGCTCGCTGGGGGCGCTGGGCGCTGGATGTGTTCGCTGCGGCGAATCGCTTACCGCCCGAGGTCGTGAGCGTCGAGTTGCACACTCTGCCGCCCGACTCCCAAGGAGAGCTGCGGGGCTCGGTTGAGCGTATCCTTGCGGAAGTGACGGAGGAGAGTGCGGAGCGGCGTCAGGCGTTGTTGCGCTTGGCGGCTGACCTTGAGGCATGAAGTATCGCCTGCGGTACCTGCAGCATGACTTCGAACTCAGCCTTGGGCAGTTCGTGATTGGGCGCGCCGCGGAGTGTCAGCTTTCCCTGGATGATCCGCTAGTTTCGCGTCGCCATGCGCTGCTCGCAGTGTCGGACACGGAGATCAGCGTCGAAGATCTGGGCAGCCGCAACGGTGTGCTCGTCAATGGAGAGGCGCTCAGCGGAAGCCTGGTGCTCAAGCACGGCGATCGGATCCAGATCGGCAGCCAACAGATGCTGCTCTTGCGGGCGCGAGACGATCGAGCTCAAACCCAGATGCGCATGGAAGCGGCGACCTCCGCGGACGCGGTCGGGTTGCTCGGGAACTTGGCAGACAAGGCCTTCGCCCTCGGACGCGGCGCAGAAGCCGAGCGGATTTTGAGCGGCTACCTCGACGGCGTGGCGAGTGATCTCAACGGCGGCCTCGAAGTGAGTGATCGCGTGGTGGACCAGGCTGCGGAGTACGCCTCCAGGTTGGCGCTGGCCACCGGCAAGGGGCGCTGGGTGGACTACATCATCACCCTGTATTCCAAGTTGAATCGTCCGTGCCCAGCGGCGGTCGTCGATGGCCTGTATTCCGGACTTCGCAAGGTCGACAACATCGACCGAACGCGGCTGCGAGACTACATCGCGGGCCTTAAAAAACGCGCGAATAGCCTCGGCCCGAACGAGCGCTTCCTCCTCAGTCGCCTCGAGGGGCTGGAGCGCCTCGCAGCGCTCAAGTAGCCACCGCAGGCAGCCACCGCGCCCAAGTAGCCACTGCGCCCAAGTAGCCACTGCGCTCAAGTAGCCACTGCGCTCAAGTAGCCACCGCGCTCGTTAGCATCAGCCCTCGAGTAGCCGCAGCACTGAACAACCGACTCTCGAGAACCCCGGTTGGCGTCCACGCATTTGGCTTCGACCACGCACCGCGCAACAGCGTCGAAGAAACGGCCGTTCGCCCGATGCTGCGCCGACCCAGGGTCCGAAGCCAGGTGTGGGTGCCGCCCT
Coding sequences within it:
- a CDS encoding phosphoglycerate dehydrogenase translates to MAKVLVSDSLSKQGLEILEKAAGIEVDYKPGLSEDELAACIGAYHGLVIRSGSKVTKKVLDAAENLRVVGRAGIGVDNVDVKEASRRGIVVMNTPTGNAVTTAEHALSLLMSMARKIPAACASMKEGKWEKKLFEGRELTGKTLGVIGLGNIGRILADRARGLHMEVIAFDPVVTSDRASELGVELVSLDELWRRADAISVHTPLTAETKNLVNDDTIAKMKDGVLLVNAARGGVYDEAALVRGLDSGKIGGVALDVFPEEPPGLSEIVKHPGSVVTPHLGASTKEAQLRVAVEICQQVIAYLTEGTITNSVNVPSVPRDMASTLGPYVTLAKRLGQFLGQVESLQPRAVELEFSGEAAGLKLAPVVNAALAGVLDQFLEEGVNPINAPMVAGDRGIDVRELKSTGKSGFATLVSLTVTGADGERVSVSGTLASDRGPRLVRWGDFDLDLLLEGAMLVMKNADKPGVIGNIGTILGENSINISRMQVGVHSSSESAASLWMLDSELNESTLEKIRGVNYVKQASKVVLA
- the serC gene encoding 3-phosphoserine/phosphohydroxythreonine transaminase; this encodes MARVINFNAGPAALPLAALERAQAELLDLEGTGMSVIEHSHRGKAYDAVHQQTLALVRELLSVPDTHEVLLLQGGASMQFAMLPMNFLGEGQSADYVVTGSWSKKALSEAKVIGSARAAANVGVDGKFTRIPKASELELDPNAQYVHITSNNTIAGTQWFDFPETKAPLFADMSSDIMWRPIDVSKFGVIYAGAQKNIGPSGLALVIIDKALIAKEKETTPAILRYSTHASNNSLYNTPPTFSIYLMRNVLEVVKAAGGLAAMEKKNREKGAVLYGAIDADPDFYRCPVEKGSRSLMNVVFNLPTPELEAEFIKAATEKGMIGLKGHRSVGGVRASIYNAAEVAWVETLASFMADFRKGK
- the purD gene encoding phosphoribosylamine--glycine ligase: MQQPGSGLRILVIGGGGREHALAWRLAQSPSVAEVTLCPGNPAIPDLESVSGEPKAVALDRRPDLVVVGPEAPLCAGLADELRAAGLAVYGPGAAAARLEGSKAFMKEFCKRHGISTAAFEVVRSAEEVRAALDRFSARGEVPVVKADGLCAGKGVVVAETAEEALSASLEMLEGRFGDAGRTIVLEARLPGAEASVHAICDGERVLMLPAAQDHKRIGEGDRGPNTGGMGTYAPAPLVDAALLDRVREEVVMPVIRGMQQEGSPFVGTLFVGLMVSPAGEPEVLEFNVRFGDPETQVLMATLDGDLGRLLLSAAQGALRPEVVTVSSRHAMCVVMAAHGYPETPRKGDVIEGLEQAAEVEGSAVFHAGTSLRDGRVVTAGGRVLGVTATAADLAQARERAYTAVERIRFAGMQFRRDIGYRALGKV
- a CDS encoding FHA domain-containing protein, with protein sequence MRFRLRFLLQEIDLSPGVTVLGRSPTCHVTLDDPLVSREHAQLSVRGNQVTVQDLGSRNGTLVNGEKLAGTQELRDGDRVRLGTQELVFYHLDDADRAAGRATGFMTRCAACGVPYPAEAGTCPNCGSDHRVEDDTVSGVVGATDQNWTLQLLIEVLQRAETVNRTEDVERLLERARANIEGRLAANHHVAPEHLDAVAVSASRLARRLGNARWGRWALDVFAAANRLPPEVVSVELHTLPPDSQGELRGSVERILAEVTEESAERRQALLRLAADLEA
- a CDS encoding L-threonylcarbamoyladenylate synthase yields the protein MRRVVGERAALELLLLGEVVAVATESSFGLLADANNPRAVDRLLKTKHRDNKGIGLIVPGLPQWAHWVHDVPETARLLAEKFWPGGLTIVLPAAHTVDTRLTHAGTIGVREAGPSAARRLAKLSGLTLTATSANPPGEPAALDHTSAEQALPGVWVVVGHAPGGLPSTLVALDEGRARLIREGAVPRQAVGQVVALD
- a CDS encoding FHA domain-containing protein, whose product is MKYRLRYLQHDFELSLGQFVIGRAAECQLSLDDPLVSRRHALLAVSDTEISVEDLGSRNGVLVNGEALSGSLVLKHGDRIQIGSQQMLLLRARDDRAQTQMRMEAATSADAVGLLGNLADKAFALGRGAEAERILSGYLDGVASDLNGGLEVSDRVVDQAAEYASRLALATGKGRWVDYIITLYSKLNRPCPAAVVDGLYSGLRKVDNIDRTRLRDYIAGLKKRANSLGPNERFLLSRLEGLERLAALK